A window from Oceanithermus desulfurans encodes these proteins:
- a CDS encoding undecaprenyl-diphosphate phosphatase → MDLFRAIVLGVVQGLTEFLPVSSSGHLVLADYYLFGGQALPLWVDIASNTGTFLAALLLMRREIAQALTGFFAGLARREARESEGWKLALLILVASLPALVVGLALKDIFERINNPVFVSFGLLLTGVILWTTPAGGRKDTADRIAYKDAFLGGLAQSLAILPGVSRSGSTIAAFLHLGLSPVMAAKLSFLMYSVASFGVMLLGLKDGLPDGVDAAPVLAMIAAAFVSGYLAMLWLFGILRRGQFRWFAPYVWALAAWTLFTLR, encoded by the coding sequence ATGGATCTTTTTCGTGCCATCGTCCTGGGCGTCGTGCAAGGGCTCACCGAGTTCTTACCGGTCTCGAGCTCGGGCCACCTGGTGCTCGCGGACTACTACCTCTTCGGCGGCCAGGCCCTACCCCTCTGGGTGGACATCGCCTCGAACACCGGAACCTTCCTGGCGGCGCTCTTGCTGATGCGCCGCGAGATCGCCCAGGCACTCACCGGCTTTTTCGCGGGGCTGGCGCGGCGCGAAGCCCGGGAGAGCGAGGGGTGGAAGCTGGCGCTCCTCATCCTGGTGGCCAGCCTGCCGGCGCTGGTCGTGGGGCTGGCGCTCAAGGACATCTTCGAGCGCATCAACAACCCCGTCTTCGTCAGCTTCGGGTTGCTGCTCACCGGCGTCATCCTCTGGACGACGCCCGCCGGCGGTCGTAAGGATACCGCCGATCGCATCGCGTACAAGGACGCCTTCCTGGGCGGGCTGGCCCAGAGCCTCGCCATCCTGCCCGGCGTCTCCCGCAGCGGCAGCACGATTGCGGCCTTCCTGCACCTGGGCCTCTCGCCGGTGATGGCCGCCAAGCTGAGCTTCCTGATGTACAGCGTGGCGAGCTTCGGGGTGATGCTGCTGGGCCTGAAGGACGGCCTGCCCGACGGCGTGGACGCGGCGCCGGTGCTGGCCATGATCGCTGCCGCCTTCGTAAGCGGCTACCTGGCCATGCTCTGGCTCTTCGGCATCCTCCGGCGCGGCCAGTTCCGCTGGTTCGCCCCCTACGTCTGGGCGCTGGCCGCCTGGACGCTCTTCACCCTGCGTTAG
- the carA gene encoding glutamine-hydrolyzing carbamoyl-phosphate synthase small subunit: MHERAILVLEDGTFYEGYAFGHPGKMPGEVVFNTSMTGYQEILTDPSYHGQIVVMTYPQIGNYGVNVYDMQSNRPWVRGFVAREFSRVASNHRAHQTLDEFMKDYGVVGIHGVDTRALVRKIREGGVIKGVIAHGSQFSGPDHRFTREEIERLAFEAGAWIDIDGRDMTPEVTTPIPYAYPTLKSGKRIVVMDFGIKHAIVEQLAAHGAEVIVVPGKSSPAQIMALQPHGLLVSNGPGDPEMPTYAHESLWKLMGLLPTFGICLGHQLLALAAGGRTFKMKFGHRGANHPVKNLLDGSIEITSQNHGYAVDLDSLREFKPTHVNLNDGTLEGMAHERYPVFSVQYHPEASPGPHDSRYLFKRFLDEVDAFHGEVGVPVEKQRTDPFGV; encoded by the coding sequence ATGCACGAACGCGCCATCCTGGTTCTCGAAGACGGCACCTTCTACGAAGGGTACGCCTTCGGCCACCCTGGCAAGATGCCCGGCGAGGTGGTCTTCAACACCTCGATGACAGGTTACCAGGAGATCCTCACCGACCCCAGCTACCACGGCCAGATCGTGGTCATGACCTACCCCCAGATCGGCAACTACGGGGTCAACGTCTACGATATGCAGTCGAACCGGCCCTGGGTGCGCGGATTCGTCGCCCGCGAGTTCAGCCGCGTCGCCTCGAACCACCGGGCTCACCAGACCCTCGACGAGTTCATGAAGGACTACGGGGTGGTGGGGATCCACGGCGTGGACACCCGGGCGCTGGTGCGCAAGATCCGCGAGGGCGGGGTGATCAAGGGCGTCATCGCCCACGGCAGCCAGTTCTCGGGGCCCGACCACCGCTTCACCCGCGAGGAGATCGAACGGCTGGCCTTCGAGGCGGGGGCCTGGATCGACATCGACGGCCGCGACATGACCCCCGAGGTGACCACGCCCATTCCCTACGCCTACCCGACGCTCAAGAGCGGCAAGCGGATCGTGGTCATGGACTTCGGCATCAAACACGCCATCGTCGAGCAGCTGGCGGCGCACGGGGCCGAGGTGATCGTGGTTCCGGGGAAGAGCTCGCCGGCCCAGATCATGGCCCTGCAGCCCCACGGCCTGCTCGTTTCCAACGGCCCGGGCGACCCCGAGATGCCCACCTACGCCCACGAGTCCCTGTGGAAGCTGATGGGCCTGCTGCCCACCTTCGGGATCTGCCTGGGGCACCAGCTTTTGGCCCTGGCCGCCGGCGGGCGCACCTTCAAGATGAAGTTCGGCCACCGCGGGGCCAACCACCCGGTCAAGAATCTGCTCGACGGCAGCATCGAGATCACCAGCCAGAACCACGGTTACGCCGTGGACCTGGACAGCCTGCGGGAGTTCAAGCCCACCCACGTCAACCTCAACGACGGCACGCTCGAGGGCATGGCCCACGAGCGCTACCCCGTCTTCTCGGTGCAGTACCACCCCGAGGCCAGCCCCGGCCCCCACGACTCGCGTTACCTGTTCAAGCGCTTCCTCGACGAGGTGGACGCCTTCCACGGCGAGGTGGGGGTGCCGGTGGAGAAGCAGCGGACGGATCCGTTCGGGGTTTAG
- a CDS encoding argininosuccinate synthase, whose product MKVVLAYSGGLDTSIILKWLIEERGAEVVAFTADIGQGDEVEEAREKALATGASKAIALDLREEFVRDFVFPMFRAAPLYEGYYLLGTSIARPLIAKYLVQIAEQEGAEAISHGATGKGNDQVRFEVTAYALKPDIKVIAPWREWSFTGRSEMIDFAEKHGIPVVQTHAKPYSMDANMLHVSYEGGILEDPWAEPPAEMFLLTKNPEEAPDEPEYVEIEFERGDAVAVNGERLSPAALLARLNEIAGRHGVGRVDLVENRFVGMKSRGVYETPGGTLLYHGRRAVESLTLDREALHLRDQLSPKYAEIVYNGFWFSPEREALQALFDEVARAVSGTARLKLYKGGVTVAGRKSPVSLYDQKLVSFDEEGGYDQHDAEGFIKLNALRLMARARAQKG is encoded by the coding sequence ATGAAAGTCGTTTTGGCCTACTCCGGCGGTCTGGACACCAGCATCATCCTCAAGTGGTTGATCGAAGAACGCGGTGCCGAGGTCGTTGCCTTCACGGCCGACATCGGCCAGGGCGACGAGGTGGAGGAGGCGCGCGAGAAGGCGCTGGCCACCGGCGCCAGCAAGGCCATCGCCCTGGACCTGCGCGAGGAGTTCGTGCGCGACTTCGTCTTTCCCATGTTCCGCGCCGCCCCGCTCTATGAGGGCTACTACCTGCTCGGCACCTCGATCGCCCGCCCCCTGATCGCCAAGTACCTGGTGCAGATTGCCGAGCAGGAGGGCGCCGAGGCCATCAGCCACGGCGCCACCGGCAAGGGCAACGACCAGGTGCGCTTCGAGGTGACGGCTTACGCCCTCAAGCCCGACATCAAGGTCATCGCGCCCTGGCGCGAGTGGTCGTTCACCGGCCGCAGCGAGATGATCGACTTCGCCGAGAAGCACGGCATCCCCGTGGTCCAGACCCACGCCAAGCCCTACTCGATGGACGCCAACATGCTCCACGTCTCCTACGAGGGCGGCATCCTCGAAGATCCCTGGGCCGAGCCTCCCGCCGAAATGTTCTTGCTAACCAAGAACCCCGAGGAGGCGCCCGACGAGCCCGAGTACGTGGAGATCGAGTTCGAGCGGGGCGACGCGGTGGCCGTGAACGGTGAGCGGCTGTCGCCGGCGGCGCTGCTCGCCCGGCTCAACGAGATCGCCGGACGCCACGGCGTGGGGCGGGTGGACCTGGTGGAGAACCGCTTCGTGGGCATGAAGTCGCGCGGCGTCTACGAGACCCCGGGCGGCACCCTGCTCTACCACGGTCGCCGGGCGGTGGAGAGCCTGACGCTCGACCGCGAGGCGCTGCACCTGCGCGATCAGCTCTCGCCGAAGTACGCCGAGATCGTTTACAACGGCTTCTGGTTCTCGCCCGAGCGGGAAGCGCTGCAGGCGCTCTTCGACGAGGTGGCCCGGGCGGTCAGCGGCACCGCCCGCCTCAAGCTCTACAAGGGGGGCGTGACCGTCGCCGGCCGCAAGTCGCCGGTGAGCCTCTACGACCAGAAGCTGGTCAGCTTCGACGAAGAGGGCGGCTACGACCAGCACGACGCCGAGGGCTTCATCAAGCTGAACGCCCTGCGGCTTATGGCCCGGGCCCGGGCGCAGAAAGGCTAG
- the argH gene encoding argininosuccinate lyase, which yields MAGEGSKKLWGGRFAVETDKLAEAFNNSLGFDRRLWREDLDGSRAHARMLAKQGILSEEEARTILEGLDRIQEEIEAGTFPWRDEYEDVHMNIEARLTELVGEVGGKLHTARSRNDQVATDLRLWLRRALGEAVDAQQQLARVLVAEAERHLEPPVILPGYTHLQRAQPLLLSHWFMAYYEMLARDTTRVLDALFRMDASPLGAAALAGTSFPIDRHFTAEQLGFSGPMRNSLDAVASRDFVLEALSAVAIGQLTLSRLAEELVLYSSFEFGFVTLPDAFATGSSIMPQKKNPDIPELIRAKAGRTIGDLVTLLTVVKGLPLAYNKDLQEDKEPVFDALDTYTSSLKLMAALLPGLVWHPEVTKRAAAGGFALATDLADYLTRKGLPFRQAHAVVGRIVRKLQEEGRDLDDLSLEELRSFSDRFDEDALTLLSVEGSVSSRDVFGGTAPEQVRARIAEAKKELEEDGS from the coding sequence ATGGCTGGGGAAGGTTCGAAGAAGCTCTGGGGCGGCCGTTTCGCCGTCGAGACCGACAAGCTGGCCGAGGCGTTCAACAACTCGCTCGGCTTCGACCGGCGGCTCTGGCGCGAGGACCTGGACGGCAGCCGCGCCCACGCCCGGATGCTGGCGAAGCAGGGCATCCTGAGCGAAGAAGAAGCGCGGACGATTCTCGAGGGGCTCGACCGGATACAGGAAGAAATCGAGGCCGGCACCTTCCCCTGGCGCGACGAATACGAAGACGTTCACATGAACATCGAGGCGCGGCTGACCGAGCTGGTGGGCGAGGTGGGGGGCAAGCTGCACACCGCCCGCAGCCGCAACGATCAGGTGGCCACCGACCTGCGCCTCTGGCTGCGCCGCGCCCTGGGGGAGGCCGTGGACGCGCAGCAGCAGCTGGCGCGGGTGCTGGTCGCCGAGGCCGAGCGTCATCTGGAGCCGCCCGTCATTTTGCCGGGCTACACCCACCTGCAACGCGCCCAGCCGCTGCTGCTTTCGCACTGGTTCATGGCCTACTACGAGATGCTCGCGCGCGACACCACCCGGGTGCTCGACGCGCTCTTCCGCATGGACGCGTCGCCCCTGGGGGCGGCGGCGCTGGCGGGGACGAGTTTTCCCATCGACCGCCATTTCACCGCCGAGCAGCTGGGTTTCTCGGGGCCGATGCGCAACAGCCTCGACGCCGTGGCCAGCCGCGACTTCGTGCTGGAGGCGCTCTCGGCGGTGGCCATCGGCCAGCTTACGCTCTCGCGCCTAGCCGAGGAGCTGGTGCTCTACTCGAGCTTCGAGTTCGGCTTCGTCACCCTGCCCGACGCCTTCGCGACCGGCAGCTCGATCATGCCGCAGAAGAAGAACCCCGACATCCCCGAATTGATTCGCGCCAAGGCGGGGCGAACGATCGGCGATCTGGTGACGCTGCTCACGGTGGTCAAGGGCCTGCCGCTGGCCTACAACAAGGACCTGCAGGAGGACAAGGAACCGGTCTTCGATGCGCTGGATACTTATACATCCTCCCTCAAGCTGATGGCGGCGCTGCTCCCGGGGCTCGTGTGGCACCCGGAGGTTACGAAACGGGCGGCGGCGGGCGGCTTCGCCCTGGCCACCGACCTGGCCGACTACCTGACCCGCAAAGGCCTGCCCTTCCGTCAGGCGCACGCGGTCGTGGGCCGGATCGTCCGCAAGCTGCAGGAAGAGGGTCGCGACCTGGACGACCTTAGCCTGGAGGAGCTGCGTTCCTTCAGCGACCGCTTCGACGAGGACGCGCTCACGCTGCTTTCGGTCGAGGGGTCGGTGAGCAGCCGCGACGTCTTCGGCGGCACCGCGCCCGAGCAGGTTAGGGCGCGGATCGCCGAAGCCAAGAAGGAGTTGGAGGAGGACGGGTCATGA
- a CDS encoding Gfo/Idh/MocA family protein, translating to MRIGIVGVGTMGRVHAEAYRRIGAELVGAYDPNPEKLAEFVARFTVDPFRSYEELLLRVDLVDVTAPTFAHEELAVRALEAGKDVILEKPLALDAASGRRILEAARTSGRRLFVAMVVRFFPQYRRAAELARSGQLGRVGVVRLKRVLFLPGPGWYRDPEKSGGMPVDLMIHDLDYVRWLLGDPARVFARRSPPVEGEVLEHVQAVLGYADGRMAFVEGGWAYPSGYFRTALDLAGDRGLAEWSSDQPPPLGTLFPKDEPAPEVGLPMAGLEEDPYELELRHALEALERGKPFEVTPEDALAALELALAVRHSARTGRVVEVA from the coding sequence GTGAGGATTGGCATCGTGGGCGTTGGAACCATGGGGCGGGTGCACGCGGAGGCCTACCGGCGCATCGGTGCGGAGCTGGTGGGCGCGTACGACCCGAACCCGGAGAAGCTGGCCGAATTCGTAGCCCGGTTCACCGTGGATCCGTTTCGCAGTTACGAGGAGCTGCTTCTGCGCGTGGATCTGGTGGACGTGACCGCGCCGACCTTTGCGCACGAGGAGCTGGCCGTACGGGCGCTGGAGGCGGGCAAGGACGTGATCTTGGAAAAACCGTTGGCGCTCGACGCGGCGTCGGGGCGGCGGATCCTTGAGGCGGCACGGACCAGCGGCCGGCGGCTCTTCGTCGCCATGGTGGTGCGCTTCTTCCCGCAGTACCGCCGCGCCGCGGAGCTGGCGCGCAGCGGCCAGCTGGGCCGCGTCGGCGTGGTGCGGTTGAAGCGGGTCCTCTTCCTGCCGGGACCCGGCTGGTACCGCGACCCGGAGAAGTCGGGGGGGATGCCGGTTGACCTGATGATCCACGACCTCGACTACGTCCGCTGGCTGCTCGGCGATCCGGCGCGCGTCTTCGCCCGCCGCAGCCCGCCGGTGGAGGGGGAGGTGCTCGAGCACGTCCAGGCCGTGCTGGGGTACGCGGACGGCCGCATGGCCTTCGTGGAGGGGGGCTGGGCCTACCCCTCGGGGTACTTCCGCACCGCCCTCGACCTGGCCGGGGACCGCGGTCTGGCGGAGTGGAGCTCGGACCAGCCGCCGCCCCTGGGCACCCTCTTCCCCAAGGACGAGCCGGCGCCCGAGGTGGGCCTGCCGATGGCGGGGCTCGAGGAAGATCCCTACGAGCTCGAACTGCGGCACGCGCTCGAAGCCCTCGAGCGCGGCAAGCCCTTCGAGGTCACCCCGGAAGATGCCCTGGCGGCGCTCGAGCTGGCGCTCGCGGTGCGCCACAGCGCGCGCACCGGGCGCGTGGTGGAGGTGGCCTGA
- a CDS encoding 4a-hydroxytetrahydrobiopterin dehydratase: protein MEKRWSEEQIRHALEGLEGWRYDDGRIERVFEFATYADGVAFATRIFLLSEKQNHHPDAVCVLWKKVGVAYTTHDVGGVTERDLKAATMINLLYQRFND, encoded by the coding sequence ATGGAGAAGCGCTGGTCGGAAGAACAGATTCGCCACGCCCTCGAGGGGCTGGAAGGATGGCGCTACGACGACGGGCGGATCGAGCGCGTCTTCGAGTTCGCCACCTACGCCGACGGCGTGGCCTTCGCCACCCGCATCTTTCTGCTTTCCGAAAAACAGAACCACCATCCCGACGCGGTCTGCGTGCTCTGGAAGAAGGTGGGGGTGGCCTACACCACCCACGACGTCGGAGGAGTCACGGAGCGCGACCTCAAGGCCGCGACGATGATTAACCTGCTCTACCAACGCTTCAACGACTGA
- the rpsI gene encoding 30S ribosomal protein S9 has protein sequence MEQFYGTGRRKTAVARVFLRPGKGQVTVNGQPFEDYFSGLIKAASALDPLRHVNKEGQFDLLITVKGSGKSAQVDAIKMGIARALVQYDDELRVSLKKAGFLTRDAREVERKKYGKHKARKAPQYSKR, from the coding sequence ATCGAACAGTTCTACGGCACCGGTCGTCGCAAGACCGCCGTGGCCCGCGTCTTCCTGCGCCCGGGCAAGGGGCAGGTCACCGTCAACGGTCAGCCCTTCGAAGACTACTTCAGCGGGCTGATCAAGGCCGCTTCCGCCCTCGACCCGCTGCGCCACGTGAACAAGGAAGGGCAGTTCGACCTGCTCATCACCGTCAAGGGCAGCGGCAAGTCGGCCCAGGTCGACGCCATCAAGATGGGCATCGCCCGCGCCCTCGTGCAGTACGACGACGAGCTGCGCGTGAGCCTCAAGAAGGCCGGCTTCCTCACCCGCGACGCCCGCGAGGTCGAACGGAAGAAGTACGGCAAGCACAAGGCCCGCAAGGCGCCGCAGTACTCCAAGCGCTAG
- the rplM gene encoding 50S ribosomal protein L13, giving the protein MHKTYVPKEIEPKWVLVDAQGKTLGRLASEIAKILRGKHRPEYTPNMLSGDFVVVINAEKVHLTGNKLQQKTYTRYSGYPSGLKRIPVAEMLKRHPERVLQHAVKGMLPKGPLGRRMLKRLKVYAGAQHPHAAQKPEPIELEVK; this is encoded by the coding sequence GTGCACAAGACGTACGTACCCAAAGAAATCGAACCCAAGTGGGTTCTGGTCGATGCCCAGGGGAAAACGCTGGGGCGACTGGCCAGTGAGATCGCCAAGATTCTGCGCGGCAAGCACCGGCCGGAGTACACGCCCAACATGCTCAGCGGCGACTTCGTGGTCGTGATCAACGCCGAGAAGGTGCACCTCACCGGCAACAAGCTGCAGCAGAAGACCTACACCCGCTACTCGGGCTACCCCAGCGGCCTCAAACGCATCCCGGTGGCGGAGATGCTCAAGCGCCACCCCGAACGCGTGCTTCAGCACGCCGTCAAGGGCATGCTGCCCAAGGGCCCGCTGGGCCGCCGCATGCTCAAGCGGCTCAAGGTCTACGCCGGCGCGCAGCACCCGCACGCGGCGCAGAAGCCCGAGCCCATCGAGTTGGAGGTTAAGTAA
- a CDS encoding N-acetyltransferase, translated as MMKLELKSAELPEVDPMLETNLRKARLSDVDQIFELIKYWAEQGFMLVRSRSQLYENIRDFYVVEDADGHIVGTVALHVLWADLAEIRSLAVHPARQGQGLGRWLVLASEREARDLHVPKVFTFTLQDGFFRKLGYQDIPREDLPPKVWVECADCPFQDNCHEIPLIKHLSGVNGKGSV; from the coding sequence ATGATGAAGCTGGAGCTCAAGTCCGCCGAGCTGCCCGAGGTGGACCCGATGCTCGAAACCAACCTGCGTAAGGCGCGGCTCAGCGACGTGGACCAGATCTTCGAGCTCATCAAGTACTGGGCCGAACAGGGGTTCATGCTGGTGCGCAGCCGCAGCCAGCTCTACGAGAACATCCGTGACTTCTACGTGGTCGAAGACGCCGACGGCCACATCGTCGGCACCGTGGCTTTGCACGTGCTCTGGGCCGATCTGGCCGAGATCCGCAGTCTGGCGGTGCACCCCGCCCGTCAGGGCCAGGGGCTGGGGCGCTGGCTGGTGCTCGCCAGCGAGCGCGAGGCGCGCGACCTGCACGTGCCCAAGGTTTTCACGTTCACCCTGCAGGACGGCTTCTTCCGCAAGCTGGGTTACCAGGACATCCCCCGCGAGGACCTGCCCCCCAAGGTCTGGGTGGAGTGCGCCGACTGCCCCTTCCAGGACAACTGCCACGAAATCCCCCTGATCAAGCACTTGTCCGGAGTGAACGGAAAAGGTAGCGTGTAG
- a CDS encoding Gfo/Idh/MocA family protein: protein MRIGILSFAHLHAEGYVQNLRRISGVEVIGFSDTDPERGRRFSQAYGLRWFWTHEDLLAEHPDAVIVTSENARHRELVELAVRSGAHVLCEKPIATRTEDALAMKAAVEAAGVSFMTAFPMRFSPAVEAARAMVAEGALGRVLAVVGVNHSESPKRHRAWFAEKALAGGGATIDHTVHLADLYRWIFGVEVAEVTAEISNPFDPEVDVDTAGLLLLKLENGVPASIDASWSRPPSYPRWGHLKMEIVGEKGTLVLDAFAGHLHVWRRGQERAYEWLGFHPDPNQGMLEAFVDSVRNGTPPPVSWRDGYEALRVVLAAYRSAERHAPVAPGDL, encoded by the coding sequence ATGCGGATCGGCATCCTGAGTTTCGCGCACCTGCACGCCGAAGGGTACGTGCAGAACCTGCGGCGCATCTCGGGGGTCGAGGTGATCGGCTTCTCCGACACCGACCCCGAACGCGGCCGCCGCTTCAGCCAGGCCTACGGCCTGCGCTGGTTCTGGACCCACGAGGACCTGCTCGCCGAGCACCCCGACGCGGTGATCGTAACCTCGGAAAACGCGCGCCACCGCGAGCTCGTGGAGCTCGCCGTCCGCTCGGGGGCGCACGTGCTCTGCGAGAAGCCCATCGCCACCCGCACGGAGGACGCCCTGGCGATGAAGGCGGCCGTGGAGGCGGCCGGGGTGTCGTTCATGACCGCTTTTCCCATGCGCTTCTCGCCGGCCGTCGAGGCCGCGCGCGCGATGGTGGCCGAGGGGGCGCTGGGCCGGGTGCTGGCCGTGGTGGGCGTCAACCACAGCGAGAGCCCCAAGCGCCACCGCGCCTGGTTCGCCGAGAAGGCGCTCGCGGGGGGCGGCGCGACGATCGACCACACCGTGCACCTGGCCGACCTTTACCGCTGGATCTTCGGCGTCGAGGTGGCCGAGGTGACGGCCGAGATCTCCAACCCCTTCGACCCCGAGGTGGACGTGGACACCGCCGGACTGCTGCTGCTCAAGCTGGAGAACGGCGTGCCGGCGAGCATCGACGCGAGCTGGAGCCGTCCGCCCAGCTACCCGCGCTGGGGGCACCTCAAGATGGAAATCGTCGGGGAGAAGGGCACGCTCGTCCTCGACGCCTTCGCGGGCCACCTGCACGTCTGGCGCCGGGGGCAGGAGCGGGCCTACGAGTGGCTGGGTTTCCATCCCGACCCCAACCAGGGCATGCTCGAGGCCTTCGTGGACAGCGTGCGCAACGGAACGCCGCCCCCGGTGAGCTGGCGCGACGGCTACGAGGCGCTGCGGGTCGTCCTGGCCGCCTACCGCTCGGCGGAGCGGCACGCTCCGGTGGCGCCCGGCGATCTTTAG
- the ppsA gene encoding phosphoenolpyruvate synthase, which yields MKWVKWFSEVGIHDVPLVGGKNASLGEMLRTLGEVGVRVPDGFAVTAEAYRYYLRSAGLEDKIRALLDGWDRSDPADLIRRARRIRNMIVRAECPEDLRREIAEAYAELSRKYGTDEVDVAVRSSATAEDLPTASFAGQQDTYLMVHGEAELLLSVRRAFASLFTARAISYREDMGFDHFKVALSVGVQKMVRSDLASSGVIFTLDTETGFRDVVLVTSIWGLGENIVQGRVVPDEFYVHKPTLRKGFPSLVWKKLGAKEFKLVYDEQKQRLSNQPTPRDERERFSLEPDEVLQLARWAVAIEDHYSKVHGEPTPMDIEWAKDGLSGELFIVQARPETVHSQRKGLKFTVYELKEKGKVLVRGLAVGEKIASGKVRVITDPNKMDEFQPGEVLVTTITDPDWEPIMKEAAAIVTDRGGRTSHAAIVARELGIPAVVGSENATRVLRTGQEVTVSCAEGEDGRVYEGRLAFEVHEVDPETLPKPERTRILLNVGNPELAFKLAQYPVDGVGLARMEFIFASWIRVHPLALTRYDQLPIRVKRQVDELTQGYPTKEEYFIDKLAQGIAVIAAAFYPREVILRFSDFKTNEYAHLLGGELFEPREENPMLGWRGASRYYHPDYKEGFLLELAAVKRVREDMGLDNLKVMVPFCRTPEEGRQVLKVMREGGLEPGKNGLEVYVMAEIPSNIWLADAYADVFDGFSIGSNDLTQLTLGVDRDSDRIAALFDERNEAVKRSVAHLIERAHAHAPRRKVGICGQAPSDYPEFAAFLVEKGIDSISLNPDAVLRTMSRVVEMEQKLKARG from the coding sequence ATGAAATGGGTCAAGTGGTTCTCCGAAGTGGGCATCCACGACGTGCCCCTCGTGGGGGGCAAGAACGCCTCGCTGGGTGAGATGCTGCGCACCCTGGGGGAGGTGGGGGTCCGCGTCCCCGACGGGTTCGCCGTCACCGCGGAGGCGTACCGTTACTACCTGCGCTCAGCCGGGCTCGAGGACAAGATTCGGGCGCTGCTCGACGGGTGGGACCGCTCCGACCCCGCCGACCTGATCCGGCGCGCCCGGCGCATCCGCAACATGATCGTGCGCGCCGAGTGTCCGGAAGACCTGCGCCGGGAGATCGCCGAGGCCTACGCGGAGCTCTCGCGCAAGTACGGCACCGATGAGGTGGACGTCGCGGTGCGCTCCAGCGCGACCGCCGAAGACCTGCCCACGGCCAGCTTTGCCGGCCAGCAGGACACCTACCTGATGGTGCACGGTGAGGCCGAACTGCTGCTCTCGGTGCGCCGCGCCTTCGCCAGCCTCTTCACCGCCCGCGCCATCAGTTACCGCGAGGACATGGGCTTCGACCACTTCAAGGTGGCCCTCTCGGTGGGCGTGCAGAAGATGGTGCGCTCCGACCTGGCCTCGAGCGGCGTGATCTTCACCCTCGACACCGAGACCGGCTTCCGCGACGTGGTGCTCGTCACCTCGATCTGGGGCCTGGGCGAGAACATCGTCCAGGGGCGGGTGGTTCCCGACGAGTTCTACGTTCACAAGCCGACGCTGCGCAAGGGCTTCCCCTCGCTCGTCTGGAAGAAGCTGGGCGCCAAGGAGTTCAAGCTCGTCTACGACGAGCAGAAGCAGCGCCTCAGCAACCAGCCCACCCCCAGGGACGAACGCGAGCGCTTCTCGCTCGAGCCGGACGAGGTGCTGCAGCTCGCCCGCTGGGCCGTAGCCATCGAGGATCATTACTCCAAGGTCCACGGCGAACCCACACCGATGGACATCGAGTGGGCCAAGGACGGCCTTTCCGGCGAGCTCTTCATCGTGCAGGCGCGCCCCGAGACGGTGCACAGCCAGCGCAAGGGCCTCAAGTTCACCGTCTACGAGCTGAAGGAGAAGGGCAAGGTGCTCGTTCGCGGCCTGGCCGTGGGCGAAAAGATCGCCAGCGGCAAGGTGCGCGTCATCACCGATCCCAACAAGATGGACGAGTTTCAGCCGGGTGAGGTGCTGGTCACCACGATCACCGACCCCGACTGGGAACCCATCATGAAGGAGGCCGCGGCGATCGTCACCGACCGCGGCGGCCGCACCTCGCACGCCGCCATCGTCGCCCGGGAGCTGGGGATTCCCGCGGTCGTCGGATCCGAAAACGCCACCCGGGTCCTCAGGACCGGGCAGGAGGTCACGGTCTCCTGCGCCGAGGGCGAGGACGGCCGGGTCTACGAGGGCCGGCTCGCCTTCGAGGTGCACGAGGTCGACCCCGAGACGCTGCCCAAGCCCGAGCGAACCCGGATCCTGCTCAACGTCGGCAACCCCGAGCTGGCCTTCAAGCTCGCCCAGTATCCGGTGGACGGCGTCGGGCTCGCGCGCATGGAGTTCATCTTCGCTTCCTGGATCCGGGTGCACCCGCTGGCGCTGACCCGCTACGATCAGCTGCCCATCCGCGTCAAGCGGCAGGTGGACGAGCTGACGCAGGGGTACCCCACCAAAGAGGAGTACTTCATCGACAAGCTGGCCCAGGGGATCGCGGTCATCGCCGCGGCCTTCTACCCCCGCGAGGTCATCCTGCGCTTCTCCGACTTCAAGACCAACGAGTACGCCCACCTGCTCGGCGGCGAGCTCTTCGAGCCCCGTGAGGAGAACCCGATGCTGGGCTGGCGCGGGGCCAGCCGCTACTACCACCCCGACTACAAGGAAGGGTTCCTGCTCGAGCTGGCGGCGGTCAAGCGGGTGCGCGAGGACATGGGCCTCGACAACCTCAAGGTGATGGTGCCCTTCTGCCGCACCCCCGAGGAGGGGCGGCAGGTGCTCAAGGTGATGCGCGAAGGCGGGCTCGAACCGGGGAAGAACGGGCTCGAGGTCTACGTCATGGCCGAGATCCCCTCGAACATCTGGCTGGCCGACGCCTACGCCGACGTCTTCGACGGCTTCTCGATCGGCTCCAACGACCTGACCCAGCTCACCCTCGGGGTGGACCGCGACTCCGACCGCATCGCCGCCCTCTTCGACGAGCGCAACGAGGCGGTCAAGCGCTCGGTCGCGCACCTGATCGAGCGCGCCCACGCCCACGCGCCGCGCCGCAAGGTGGGCATCTGCGGGCAGGCGCCCAGCGACTACCCCGAGTTCGCCGCCTTCCTGGTGGAGAAGGGGATCGACAGCATCAGCCTCAACCCCGACGCCGTGCTGCGCACGATGAGCCGCGTCGTCGAGATGGAGCAGAAGCTGAAGGCGCGCGGCTAG